A section of the Pedobacter sp. HDW13 genome encodes:
- a CDS encoding LytTR family DNA-binding domain-containing protein, with the protein MSISCIAIDDDPHSLENLIAYMDKLPDLKLIQTFTEPIQALAEISASNPVDIIFLDVEMPSLSGIELAGLLRQKTKHLVFTTAHARYAIDAFKVEADAYLLKPYSILHFTKTINNLYPTGKKAVNSFSIFEENFFYLPLQGDDGNLVRIDLNELIAVEDFDHDVQFKTTINTFLSSRSNFTKMLNMLKKHSAFIQISPTVIIAKQHIKSVLGNSVLLSNETAYTIFDAYKEQFAGFVKSNHPGETPKQDTP; encoded by the coding sequence ATGTCAATAAGTTGTATCGCTATCGATGATGACCCCCATTCGTTGGAGAATCTGATAGCTTATATGGATAAGCTTCCTGATTTGAAACTTATCCAAACTTTTACAGAACCCATCCAGGCTTTGGCAGAGATTTCTGCATCAAACCCTGTTGATATTATTTTCCTCGATGTAGAAATGCCTTCCCTATCCGGTATTGAACTGGCTGGTTTGCTTAGGCAAAAAACGAAACACCTTGTTTTTACCACAGCCCATGCCCGTTATGCGATTGATGCCTTTAAAGTAGAAGCAGATGCTTACCTGCTAAAACCTTACTCTATTTTACATTTCACCAAAACCATCAATAATTTATATCCAACGGGCAAAAAAGCAGTTAACTCCTTCTCTATTTTTGAAGAGAATTTTTTTTACCTCCCATTACAGGGTGATGACGGCAACCTTGTTAGAATTGACCTCAATGAATTGATTGCAGTAGAAGATTTTGATCACGATGTTCAGTTTAAAACCACAATTAATACCTTTTTAAGTTCAAGATCAAACTTCACCAAAATGCTTAACATGCTCAAAAAGCATTCGGCATTTATTCAGATCAGCCCAACAGTTATTATTGCCAAACAACACATTAAAAGCGTATTAGGTAATAGCGTATTGTTATCTAACGAAACTGCATATACCATTTTTGATGCTTATAAAGAGCAGTTTGCAGGCTTTGTAAAAAGCAATCACCCTGGAGAAACTCCGAAGCAAGACACCCCATAA
- a CDS encoding MerR family transcriptional regulator: MNKIMTYSISDLEQLSGIYAHTIRIWERRYGALSPARSQGNTRLYDDNELRRLLNIVSLIKSGLKISKICLLSDREMNRLLDQEFNPVSDDAHSEYCISQLVKHGIAFDEYSFHRLLDESIDCLGLSTCYRKVIYPLLVRLGLMWRKDDICPAHEHFLANIIRQKIFTHINNLAVQKMTGQKWLLFLPEYEDHDIGLLFASYILRIYQQQVIFLGSKVPLNAIAKVYHTLNVDHVLLFMVKTQPTVKAQQYINQLSAICTSAQIHLAGNNQVIDELKNIDHINRFRTLDEFELSIQSPVLNERNF; this comes from the coding sequence TTGAACAAAATAATGACTTATTCTATTTCAGATCTGGAACAACTTTCGGGTATCTATGCGCACACCATAAGAATTTGGGAGCGGCGCTATGGTGCTTTAAGCCCTGCGCGTTCGCAGGGGAATACCCGGTTGTACGACGATAATGAGTTAAGGAGGCTGCTGAATATTGTAAGTTTAATTAAAAGTGGACTAAAGATTTCAAAAATCTGCTTGCTTTCTGATAGGGAAATGAACCGGCTGCTCGATCAGGAATTTAATCCGGTGTCTGATGATGCCCACAGCGAATATTGTATTTCTCAGTTGGTGAAACATGGTATTGCTTTCGATGAATATTCTTTTCATCGCCTGTTAGATGAAAGTATTGATTGCTTAGGATTATCAACCTGCTACCGTAAGGTTATTTATCCCTTGCTGGTACGTCTCGGTTTAATGTGGCGTAAAGACGATATTTGTCCCGCACATGAACATTTTTTAGCAAACATTATCCGTCAGAAAATATTTACCCATATTAATAATTTAGCTGTTCAGAAAATGACGGGCCAAAAGTGGCTGCTTTTTTTACCAGAGTATGAAGATCACGATATCGGTCTGCTTTTTGCTAGCTACATATTGCGGATTTACCAGCAACAAGTTATTTTCTTAGGCAGTAAAGTACCCTTAAATGCTATTGCTAAGGTTTACCATACTTTAAATGTTGATCATGTATTGCTTTTTATGGTGAAAACGCAGCCAACTGTAAAAGCCCAGCAATACATCAATCAGTTATCGGCTATATGTACTTCAGCCCAGATTCACCTGGCTGGAAATAATCAGGTAATTGATGAATTAAAAAATATTGACCACATCAACCGCTTTAGAACGCTTGATGAATTTGAACTATCTATCCAATCCCCAGTATTAAATGAAAGAAATTTTTGA
- the bioA gene encoding adenosylmethionine--8-amino-7-oxononanoate transaminase: protein MSDTSPDTNLNLAERDKKVIWHPYTQMKNALPHIPIVKGEGVYVFDENGKKYIDAVSSWWVNIHGHAHPYIAQKVAEQLNVLEHVIFAGFTHEPAVLLAERLLPILPGKQDKVFYTDNGSTAVEVALKMCLQYWDNKGKPKTRILAFKNAYHGDTFGAMSVSGRSIFTDAFNSLLFDVDFIDLPNEDNISDLTAYISNLTDTACFIFEPLILGSGGMLMYEAKYLDELVTACRKAGILIIADEVMTGFGRTGTYFACEKLNQKPDIICLSKGLTGGTMPLGITTCTDEIFDAFLSEDKLKTLYHGHSFTANPIACVASLASLDILLKEETLANIKRVEAKHAVFLQEIKAHAKVKAVRQTGTIIAIEWETGDETSYLSNLRNLLYAYFLDKGIILRPLGNIIYILPPYVISDVDLDYIYDAIKQALAEI from the coding sequence ATGTCAGATACTTCTCCAGATACTAACTTAAATTTAGCCGAACGCGATAAAAAAGTAATCTGGCATCCTTATACCCAAATGAAAAATGCTTTACCCCACATTCCGATTGTGAAGGGAGAGGGTGTTTATGTTTTCGACGAAAACGGTAAAAAGTATATCGATGCAGTTTCTTCGTGGTGGGTAAATATCCATGGCCATGCGCACCCTTACATTGCACAAAAGGTGGCTGAGCAACTCAATGTACTCGAACATGTAATTTTTGCGGGCTTTACCCACGAACCGGCTGTTTTGCTGGCTGAGAGGCTTTTGCCTATTTTGCCGGGTAAGCAAGATAAGGTCTTTTATACCGATAATGGTTCTACAGCAGTAGAAGTAGCGCTTAAAATGTGCCTGCAATACTGGGATAATAAAGGTAAACCTAAAACCAGGATTCTGGCCTTTAAAAATGCTTACCACGGCGATACCTTTGGTGCCATGTCTGTTAGTGGACGCAGCATTTTTACGGATGCTTTTAACAGTTTGTTGTTTGATGTCGATTTTATCGACTTACCCAACGAAGACAATATCTCAGATCTCACAGCTTACATTTCTAATCTTACAGATACCGCTTGTTTTATTTTTGAACCACTAATTTTAGGTTCGGGTGGTATGTTGATGTATGAAGCAAAATACCTTGATGAACTGGTTACAGCTTGTAGAAAGGCCGGTATTTTAATTATCGCCGACGAGGTAATGACTGGATTTGGCCGGACAGGCACGTATTTTGCCTGCGAAAAACTGAACCAGAAACCTGATATTATTTGTTTAAGTAAAGGTTTAACCGGAGGTACTATGCCTTTAGGAATCACTACCTGTACCGATGAAATATTTGATGCCTTTTTAAGCGAGGATAAATTAAAGACACTTTACCACGGACATTCATTTACAGCAAACCCAATAGCTTGCGTAGCTTCGCTGGCCAGTTTAGATATTTTACTGAAGGAAGAAACCCTGGCTAATATTAAGCGGGTAGAGGCTAAACATGCTGTGTTTTTACAGGAAATAAAAGCACATGCTAAGGTAAAAGCGGTAAGGCAAACAGGTACTATTATTGCCATAGAATGGGAAACAGGTGACGAAACTTCTTATTTAAGTAACCTGCGCAACTTACTGTACGCTTACTTTTTAGACAAAGGAATTATTTTAAGGCCTCTGGGCAATATCATTTACATTTTGCCGCCTTATGTGATCAGCGATGTTGACCTAGATTATATTTATGACGCTATAAAGCAAGCTTTAGCAGAAATTTAA
- a CDS encoding MmcQ/YjbR family DNA-binding protein — protein sequence MNTSTFCVHCLSFEEVVEMPHFEKTSFRVNKKIFATLDLQYNRATFKLSAIDQSIFCDYKPDKIRPATGAWGKQGWTIFEITDLPDEMVTDALTLSYCNVAPPKLAVKYKRD from the coding sequence ATGAACACTTCAACTTTTTGCGTGCATTGCCTTTCATTCGAAGAAGTTGTTGAAATGCCCCATTTTGAGAAAACTTCTTTCCGGGTAAACAAAAAAATATTTGCCACCTTAGATCTTCAGTATAACCGGGCTACATTTAAGCTGTCAGCAATTGACCAATCCATTTTCTGCGATTACAAGCCCGATAAAATAAGGCCCGCAACCGGAGCTTGGGGCAAGCAAGGTTGGACCATTTTCGAAATAACTGATCTTCCTGATGAAATGGTTACTGATGCACTTACCCTTTCCTATTGCAACGTGGCACCGCCAAAACTAGCGGTGAAGTACAAAAGAGACTAA
- a CDS encoding phytoene/squalene synthase family protein has protein sequence MKEIFDQLSADCSRLTTKRYSTSFSFGIYMLGRDLRLPVYAIYGFVRLADEIVDSFHHYDKKKLLEKFKHDTFEAINLGISLNPILNSFQKIVNQYTIDHELIVLFLKSMEMDLSETKYTAALYNEYILGSAEVVGLMCLKVFTNGHSADYERLKPYAMKLGSAFQKVNFLRDVKADHQGLKRNYFPNVNLAAFCDTQKQQIETEIEKEFDAALAGIKLLPPSSRNGVYLTYIYYKKLFTKIKRLSAEKIMTERIRISNTRKIGLMFDSIIRNKLNVI, from the coding sequence ATGAAAGAAATTTTTGATCAGCTATCTGCCGATTGCAGCCGGCTAACTACCAAAAGATATAGTACGAGTTTTTCTTTCGGCATTTATATGCTTGGTAGGGATCTGCGTTTGCCTGTTTATGCCATTTACGGTTTTGTACGTTTGGCTGACGAAATAGTAGACAGTTTTCATCATTACGACAAAAAAAAACTGCTCGAGAAATTTAAACATGATACTTTTGAAGCAATTAACCTGGGAATTAGCTTAAATCCAATTTTAAATTCATTTCAAAAAATTGTTAATCAATATACCATAGATCACGAACTGATCGTTCTCTTTCTGAAGAGCATGGAGATGGATCTTTCGGAAACCAAATATACTGCGGCATTGTATAACGAATATATTTTAGGCTCTGCCGAAGTGGTGGGTTTAATGTGCCTCAAAGTATTTACCAATGGCCATAGTGCCGATTATGAAAGATTAAAGCCTTATGCAATGAAACTAGGTTCAGCATTTCAGAAAGTGAATTTTCTGCGTGATGTAAAGGCTGATCATCAGGGTTTAAAGCGTAATTATTTTCCGAATGTGAACCTGGCCGCATTTTGCGATACCCAGAAACAACAGATAGAAACTGAAATAGAAAAAGAATTTGACGCAGCACTTGCAGGTATTAAGCTTTTGCCTCCAAGTTCGCGGAATGGGGTGTATTTAACCTATATCTATTATAAAAAACTTTTTACAAAAATAAAGCGGCTAAGTGCCGAAAAAATCATGACCGAAAGGATTAGGATTTCAAACACGCGAAAAATTGGTTTGATGTTTGATTCAATCATCAGGAATAAGTTAAATGTAATATAA
- a CDS encoding SRPBCC domain-containing protein, which produces MKNEPVIVERVYNAPISKVWKALTDNNEIKQWYFQLADFKPEVGFKFEFTGGPDDGPQYLHLCEITEIIEGKKLVYSWHYDGYPGNSLVSWELFEKGDKTLLKLTHTGIESFASAGSDFAKTSFNGGWNYFVNDALKNYLEPAA; this is translated from the coding sequence ATGAAAAACGAACCAGTTATTGTAGAACGGGTATACAATGCCCCTATCAGCAAAGTATGGAAAGCTTTAACGGATAACAATGAAATTAAACAATGGTACTTCCAGTTAGCAGATTTTAAACCCGAAGTTGGTTTTAAATTCGAGTTTACAGGCGGACCGGATGATGGACCTCAATACCTGCATCTGTGCGAAATAACCGAAATTATTGAAGGCAAAAAACTTGTTTACAGCTGGCATTATGATGGCTACCCGGGAAACTCGCTGGTAAGCTGGGAGTTATTTGAAAAAGGCGACAAAACCTTGCTAAAACTAACCCACACTGGCATTGAAAGTTTTGCTTCAGCAGGATCTGATTTCGCAAAAACAAGCTTCAATGGTGGCTGGAACTACTTTGTTAACGACGCGCTTAAAAATTACCTTGAGCCAGCGGCTTAG
- a CDS encoding helix-turn-helix transcriptional regulator, protein MRRDVFQAIADPTRREIINLIAHKTLNLNAIAENFEMSRPAISQHIKVLTECGLIEMKQQGRDRYCYIQFQKLAEVAQWLEQYRTFWTNKLDALAVHLSKDQQPEQE, encoded by the coding sequence ATGAGAAGAGATGTATTTCAAGCCATTGCCGATCCAACACGAAGAGAAATTATTAACCTCATTGCCCATAAAACACTAAACCTGAATGCCATTGCCGAAAATTTCGAGATGAGCAGACCTGCTATTTCGCAGCATATAAAAGTGCTTACGGAATGTGGTTTAATTGAAATGAAACAGCAAGGCCGGGATAGATATTGTTATATCCAGTTTCAAAAACTGGCAGAGGTAGCACAATGGTTAGAGCAGTACCGCACCTTCTGGACCAATAAATTAGATGCATTAGCGGTACACCTATCAAAAGACCAACAACCTGAACAGGAATAA
- a CDS encoding response regulator transcription factor, with protein MKKVLVVDDDPDVLEVVQEVLETENYKVYPLLSPRFIFKAVRDFNPDLIILDIMLNGMDGRAVFKELRLNAESNNIPVMLTSARFDESYVVSQSYHPDDYLRKPFTISSLLQKVGTLTEN; from the coding sequence TTGAAAAAAGTATTGGTTGTGGATGATGATCCAGATGTATTAGAGGTTGTGCAAGAGGTATTAGAAACCGAAAATTATAAAGTTTATCCGCTCTTATCTCCACGGTTTATATTTAAGGCCGTTAGGGATTTCAACCCTGACCTGATTATTCTGGACATTATGTTGAACGGAATGGATGGGCGTGCCGTATTCAAAGAGTTAAGATTAAACGCCGAAAGCAATAACATACCGGTTATGCTTACCTCAGCCAGGTTCGATGAAAGTTATGTGGTATCGCAAAGCTACCATCCCGACGATTATTTACGCAAGCCTTTCACAATAAGTAGTTTATTACAAAAAGTAGGCACACTGACCGAAAACTAA
- a CDS encoding LytTR family DNA-binding domain-containing protein, which produces MKLTCIVIDDDIYAVNGIISYIDALANIQLIKSYTDPLLALNEITAGEAVDIIFMDVDMPLISGLELSKVIRHKTDKLIFTTSHSKYAYEAFEMYASAYLLKPYTFARFAETINMLFPKRPTAPHVSLKQDDDYFFVRNKNDNNNLIKVRYLDIVAVESLQNYVRIFTLNETIVAYIALSEIKVILLNYANFAQAHRSFIIAKNYIEKVEGHTLKMINNLTINIGSNYRDSIQDYIKEKTIKTNRS; this is translated from the coding sequence ATGAAACTAACATGTATCGTAATCGATGACGATATTTATGCCGTTAACGGTATAATTTCGTATATCGATGCACTGGCTAATATCCAGTTAATCAAATCGTACACAGACCCATTGCTGGCTTTAAATGAAATTACAGCTGGTGAAGCAGTCGACATTATCTTTATGGATGTTGATATGCCACTTATTTCGGGACTGGAACTTTCCAAGGTGATCAGGCACAAAACCGACAAACTGATTTTCACCACGTCGCATTCTAAATACGCATACGAGGCTTTTGAAATGTACGCCAGTGCCTACCTCTTAAAGCCTTATACCTTTGCGCGCTTTGCCGAAACCATCAATATGCTTTTTCCAAAAAGGCCAACTGCCCCACACGTAAGCCTTAAGCAAGACGATGATTATTTCTTTGTAAGAAACAAAAATGACAACAATAACCTCATAAAAGTGAGATATCTGGATATAGTTGCAGTCGAAAGTCTTCAGAATTATGTCAGAATTTTTACATTAAATGAAACCATAGTCGCATATATTGCCTTGTCCGAAATTAAAGTGATCCTCCTTAATTATGCCAACTTTGCACAGGCACACCGTTCGTTTATTATTGCAAAAAACTACATTGAAAAGGTTGAAGGCCATACGCTGAAGATGATTAATAACCTGACAATTAACATTGGCAGCAACTACCGCGACAGTATCCAAGACTACATTAAGGAAAAAACCATTAAAACTAACCGCTCTTAA
- a CDS encoding exonuclease domain-containing protein yields MLYAVVDIETTGGHASANGITEVAINIHDGNEMVESYTTLINPGIAIPAHITALTGIDDAMLKDAPVFEDVALQIYQLLHDKIFVAHNVNFDYSFLKHHLATAGYDLQCTKLCTVRLSRKLIPGKGSYSLGKLCTALEIPIYNRHRAAGDADATSILFNLLLANDDKGIIAEMLKKTSKEQALPPHLDKASILRLPNQPGVYYFKDSKGKIVYVGKAKNLKKRVTSHFTGNNANRQRQDFLRTIHHVDFVVCGTELMALILEANEIKRLWPENNRAMKRYEHKYDLYVFEDQNGYLRLAIDKHKKNNRAFQSFNNLLEGYSFLNQMVDKYQLCARLCYLQKTATKCYAHENGQCFGACSGIETVTVYNKKLNAALADIQKQQPSFALVDEGRDVNEFSCLVVEKGQFYGMGYFTDTKYLSDGLAPIKNDLSIYPSNSYILNLILTHAAQYPQKMYKL; encoded by the coding sequence ATGTTGTACGCAGTTGTAGATATAGAAACCACTGGTGGTCATGCCTCAGCAAATGGCATTACCGAAGTTGCCATTAACATTCACGATGGTAATGAAATGGTAGAATCTTATACCACATTGATTAACCCCGGCATAGCTATTCCGGCTCACATTACTGCGCTTACAGGCATTGATGATGCCATGCTGAAAGATGCCCCTGTTTTTGAAGATGTGGCCTTACAAATTTACCAGTTGTTACACGATAAGATTTTCGTAGCACACAATGTCAATTTCGACTATTCGTTCTTAAAACACCATTTAGCGACAGCGGGCTATGATTTACAATGTACTAAACTGTGCACAGTTAGGCTCAGTAGAAAATTAATTCCGGGCAAGGGCTCTTACAGCTTAGGCAAGCTTTGTACAGCACTTGAAATTCCCATATACAACAGGCACAGGGCTGCCGGCGATGCCGATGCAACCAGTATTCTTTTTAATCTGCTGTTGGCGAATGATGACAAGGGAATTATTGCAGAAATGCTTAAAAAGACCTCGAAAGAACAGGCGCTACCGCCCCATTTAGATAAAGCTTCGATTTTAAGGTTACCTAATCAACCCGGTGTTTATTATTTTAAAGATAGTAAGGGAAAAATTGTTTACGTTGGTAAGGCGAAAAACCTTAAAAAAAGGGTCACCAGCCATTTTACCGGCAATAACGCAAATCGCCAGCGCCAGGATTTTCTGCGCACCATACACCATGTCGATTTTGTGGTATGTGGTACCGAGTTAATGGCCTTAATTTTAGAGGCTAATGAAATTAAACGCCTTTGGCCCGAGAATAACCGCGCCATGAAACGCTACGAACATAAGTACGACCTGTACGTATTCGAAGATCAAAACGGTTACCTGCGCCTGGCGATCGATAAACATAAAAAAAACAACCGTGCATTTCAGAGCTTTAATAATCTGCTGGAAGGTTATAGCTTTTTAAACCAGATGGTTGATAAATACCAGCTTTGCGCCAGGCTCTGTTACCTACAAAAAACAGCAACCAAATGTTATGCACACGAAAACGGACAATGTTTTGGGGCCTGCAGTGGCATAGAAACCGTTACGGTTTACAACAAAAAATTAAACGCGGCACTGGCAGATATACAAAAACAACAGCCTAGTTTTGCACTGGTTGATGAAGGCCGGGATGTCAACGAATTTAGCTGCCTGGTAGTAGAGAAAGGCCAGTTTTACGGCATGGGCTATTTTACCGATACCAAATACCTCTCGGATGGATTAGCACCAATTAAAAATGACTTGTCCATCTATCCATCCAACAGTTATATTTTGAACCTGATTTTAACACACGCAGCACAATACCCGCAAAAAATGTATAAATTGTAG
- a CDS encoding histidine kinase, whose protein sequence is MRLTKQNEKKWPVLSWIISKKLHIIIWLVFIFYEAIIVGLINGKFGRLAPYVLYYTLNITTFYVHAHLILALGLSKPKQTAWKLPLLLVAEIIAYFSISICLDYIIIHYTNYTGSRRITLDLVYFSAPLYRCVYFMCFSTGYYFLIRYIKERKKTEELEKQRLNNLIQLAKSENAFLKAQIQPHLLFNTLDFIYQNARESSPVAAETILSLSEMMRYSVDNNKDKDFVLLTEEINQVENLINLHQLRQNHGIGLRFWYDDEIRGLKLFPW, encoded by the coding sequence ATGAGACTAACAAAACAAAACGAAAAAAAGTGGCCTGTTTTAAGCTGGATCATCAGTAAAAAACTCCATATTATTATCTGGCTTGTCTTTATCTTTTACGAAGCCATAATTGTGGGCTTAATTAATGGAAAATTTGGCCGTTTAGCTCCCTATGTTTTATACTATACGCTCAATATTACCACGTTTTATGTACATGCACATCTGATATTAGCCCTGGGCCTTAGCAAGCCCAAGCAAACTGCCTGGAAGTTACCTTTATTACTGGTAGCTGAAATTATTGCCTATTTCAGTATTTCAATCTGTCTTGATTATATTATTATCCACTATACCAACTACACCGGATCGAGAAGAATTACGCTCGACCTGGTATATTTCTCTGCACCGTTATACCGATGTGTTTATTTCATGTGCTTTTCTACCGGTTATTATTTTTTAATCCGTTATATTAAAGAGCGCAAAAAGACGGAGGAGTTAGAAAAACAGCGACTAAATAATCTCATTCAGCTGGCAAAATCAGAAAATGCTTTTTTAAAGGCCCAAATACAGCCGCATCTGTTGTTTAATACTTTAGATTTTATTTATCAGAATGCCCGCGAATCATCGCCCGTTGCTGCCGAAACTATTCTGTCGCTTTCCGAAATGATGCGTTATTCGGTTGACAACAACAAGGACAAGGATTTTGTACTGCTTACCGAAGAAATTAACCAGGTAGAAAACCTGATCAACCTACACCAGTTGCGCCAAAACCATGGGATTGGTTTACGTTTTTGGTACGATGATGAAATAAGGGGATTAAAATTATTCCCATGGTAG